In the Colletotrichum higginsianum IMI 349063 chromosome 7 map unlocalized unitig_7, whole genome shotgun sequence genome, one interval contains:
- a CDS encoding DNA repair protein: MVLLGGDLFHDNKPSRKSMYQVMRSLRKNCLGMKPCELEFLSDANEVFEGAFPHVNYEDPDINISIPVFSIHGNHDDPSGEGHFCSLDLLQVAGLVNYFGRIAEADNIEAKPVLLQKGQTKLALFGLSNVRDERMFRTFRDHKVKWFRPGVQQSDWFNLLTVHQNHHAHTATSYLPENVLPDWMDLVVWGHEHECLIDPQQNPETGFHVMQPGSSVATSLVPGEAVPKHVAILNVTGKDFKVEKLPLKTVRPFITKELQLATDPRFKGLHAKKDNRQELTKRLMVVVEEMIQEANEEWYAVQDNDEEEPPLPLIRLKVEYTAPEGGQYDCENPQRFSNRFIGKVANTNDVVYFHRKKAGATRRNADTDVPEMLEETLGLDTVKVEALVQEFLMAQSLKILPTAPFGDAVNQFVNKDDKHAMEEFVSESLAGQVKQMLSLDSDEEDLDNAMEAYRAKLEEQFSKGALKRSTKRTVKPKPDEWDSDLDGHWEDQPGVVETETVSQAPARSRRAQTREEDDLMEMEDEPAVGPAPARKAAATRVTKAAPAKKAPAKKAPAKKAPARGRKKPVFEEESEEEDVVMDNDFEEPPAPTRARRSQPARAPPKSRQTKLNFSQATTSQAAVEISDDEISDEDAFEPPPPTTRSRRR; the protein is encoded by the exons ATGGTGTtgctgggcggcgacctcTTCCACGACAACAAACCCTCCCGGAAGTCCATGTACCAGGTCATGCGCAGCCTTCGCAAAAACTGCCTCGGCATGAAGCCCTGCGAGCTCGAGTTCCTCAGCGATGCGAACGAAGTCTTCGAGGGCGCCTTCCCTCACGTCAACTACGAAGACCCCGACATCAACATCTCCatccccgtcttctccatccACGGGAACCATGACGACCCCAGCGGCGAAGGCCACTTCTGCTCGCTGGACCTGCTCCAGGTCGCTGGCCTGGTCAACTACTTcggccgcatcgccgaggccgacaacATCGAGGCGAAGCCCGTGCTGCTGCAAAAAGGCCAGACCAAGCTGGCCCTCTTCGGCTTGAGCAACGTCCGTGACGAGCGCATGTTCCGCACCTTCAGGGACCACAAGGTCAAGTGGTTCCGCCCGGGAGTCCAGCAGTCGGATTGGTTCAACCTGCTCACCGTCCACCAAAATCACCACGCCCACACGGCAACGTCGTACCTCCCCGAGAATGTGCTGCCCGATTGGATGGATCTCGTGGTCTGGGGCCATGAGCACGAATGCCTCATCGACCCGCAGCAGAATCCCGAGACGGGCTTCCACGTCATGCAGCCGGGCTCCTCGGTCGCGACCTCGCTCGTGCCGGGCGAGGCTGTGCCCAAACACGTCGCCATCCTGAACGTCACTGGCAAGGATttcaaggtcgagaagctcccCCTGAAGACGGTCCGGCCCTTCATCACGAAGGAGCTCCAGCTGGCGACCGACCCACGCTTCAAGGGCCTGCACGCCAAGAAGGACAACCGACAAGAGCTTACCAAGAGACTAATGGTCGTGGTCGAGGAGATGATCCAAGAGGCAAACGAAGAGTGGTACGCCGTGCAGGacaacgacgaagaagagccTCCGCTGCCCTTGATCCGCCTCAAGGTGGAGTACACGGCCCCGGAGGGTGGTCAATACGACTGCGAGAACCCCCAGCGGTTTTCGAATCGATTCATCGGCAAGGTGGCCAACACCAACGATGTTGTCTACTTCCACCGGAAGAAGGCTGGCGCCACCA GACGCAACGCCGACACCGACGTTCCCGAAATGCTAGAGGAGACGTTGGGTCTCGACAccgtcaaggtcgaggcccTGGTTCAGGAGTTTCTAATGGCCCAGTCTCTCAAGATTCTGCCAACAGCCCCTttcggcgacgccgtcaacCAGTTCGTCAACAAAGACGATAAACACGCGATGGAGGAGTTTGTCAGCGAGTCTCTGGCTGGCCAAGTGAAGCAGATGCTCAGCCTCGACTCGGATGAGGAGGACTTGGACAACGCTATGGAGGCGTACCGGGCAAAGCTTGAGGAGCAGTTCTCCAAGGGCGCTCTCAAAAGATCAACGAAGCGTACGGTCAAGCCGAAGCCGGACGAGTGGGACTCGGACTTGGATGGACATTGGGAGGATCAGCCCGGTGTGGTGGAGACCGAAACCGTATCCCAAGCCCCTGCCAGGTCACGACGCGCACAAACACGGGAGGAGGACGACctgatggagatggaggatgAGCCAGCGGTTGGTCCAGCACCCGCAAggaaggcggcggccaccCGAGTAACGAAAGCTGCGCCGGCAAAGAAGGCGCccgcgaagaaggcgccAGCCAAGAAGGCccctgctcgaggccgcAAGAAGCCCGTCTTTGAGGAGGAatctgaagaagaggacgtGGTGATGGACAATGATTTTGAAGAACCTCCCGCGCCAACCCGCGCCAGGAGATCACAGCCTGCGCGTGCGCCGCCAAAGTCGCGCCAGACGAAGCTCAACTTCTCACAGGCTACGACTTCGCAAGCCGCGGTCGAGATCAGTGACGATGAGATCTCTGATGAAGACGCCTTTGagcccccgccgccgaccacCCGTTCCAGACGGAGATAG
- a CDS encoding DNA repair protein codes for MPNFTEADTIRILVATDNHVGYEERDPIRKDDSWRTFDEILNLAKTQDVGHTAFTLDCFRRLT; via the exons ATGCCCAACTTCACAG AGGCGGACACCATCCGCATTCTGGTCGCGACAGACAACCACGTCGGCTACGAAGAGCGAGACCCTATCCGCAAGGACGACAGCTGGAGGACTTTTGACGAGATCCTGAACCTTGCAAAGACCCAAGATGTGGGACACACTGCGTTTACCCTCGACTGCTTCCGTCGGCTGACATGA
- a CDS encoding Metalloprotease — MQAKFTLLAVLAAVASAAVTGERGRLGCGTHEPTPEQIEIAKQLAEQEAAAANATSGEFSLAAAATINVNTYFHVVASSQTVANGYITDKMLSDQLAVMNRDFAPHGIAFNLVQTTRTINPTWAQDGNEMAMKRALRKGTYKDLNLYFVRRVTDDAFGYCYFPTNAAAGSTAFIQDGCTILSSTVPGGSTTNYNLGKTVTHEVGHWFGLFHTFQGGCNGGDSIADTPAQASFSTGCPTGRDSCPSLAGLDPIHNYMDYSYDSCYEEFTPNQQTRMYSFWNQYRASA, encoded by the exons ATGCAGGCCAAGTTCACTCTCCTTGCGGTCCTTGCCGCTgtggcctcggccgccgtcaccggcgaGAGGGGCCGCTTGGGCTGTGGTACTCACGAGCCCACCCCTGAGCAAATTGAGATCGCCaagcagctcgccgagcaggaggctgctgccgccaATGCCACCAGCGGCGAGTTCAGCTTGGCTGCCGCGGCCACCATCAACGTCAACACCTACTTCCACGTTGTTGCTTCCTCCCAGACCGTGGCCAACGGCTACATCACT GACAAGATGCTGTCTGACCAGCTGGCCGTCATGAACCGGGACTTTGCCCCCCACGGCATCGCCTTCAACCTGGTCCAGACCACGCGCACCATCAACCCGACCTGGGCCCAGGACGGCAACGAGATGGCCATGAAGCGCGCGCTCCGCAAGGGCACCTACAAGGACCTGAACCTGTACTTTGTGCGCCGGGTCACCGACGATGCCTTCGGCTACTGCTACTTCCccaccaacgccgccgccggatccACCGCCTTCATCCAGGACGGCTGCACCATCCTCTCCTCCACCGTccccggcggcagcacgaCCAACTACAACCTCGGCAAGACCGTCACCCACGAGGTTGGCCACTGGTTCGGCCTCTTCCACACCTTCCAGGGCGGctgcaacggcggcgactcCATCGCCGACACCCCGGCCCAGGCCAGCTTCTCCACCGGATGCCCCACCGGCCGTGACTCTTGCCCCAgcctggccggcctcgaccccaTCCACAACTACATGGACTACTCTTACGA CTCTTGCTACGAGGAGTTCACCCCCAACCAGCAGACTCGCATGTACAGCTTCTGGAACCAGTACCGCGCTTCGGCTTAA
- a CDS encoding Peptide hydrolase produces MRFVTTLAVAAASCGLVAAAPATGDIQLNPGLRLVKTSEDDAGSWVTEDEKFEKYTSKGIGFIDITDISDEEVLNALSTAPENATALISRQAITYPTTLTHVAEANSLISRVSNTNPQSWLQTLTNFNNRHYRSTTGTQASTWLYNQAVSIASGYSAITVSRFTHSFNQPSIIVKYPGTSSNLIIVGAHFDSTAGATTARAPGADDNGTGTVNLLEALRVLVAAGFRPKNTIEFHFYAGEEGGLLGSQAIFSNYRTTGKRVLGMLNQDMTGYSPGGRATVYTDYVDTAFTAYVRLVTTQFTGATPASSSCGYGCSDHASARSNGFPAAFVNEEPFGTANPNIHTSRDTYASIQWNAVLRHSKLTVGFLVEASYLG; encoded by the exons ATGCGCTTCGTCaccaccctcgccgtcgccgcggctTCCTGCGGCCTCGTCGCTGCCGCGCCCGCTACCGGCGACATCCAGCTCAACCCCGGCCTTCGGCTCGTCAAGACGTCGGAGGATGACGCCGGTTCTTGGGTCACAGAGGACGAGAAGTTCGAAAAGTACACTTCCAAGGGCATCGGCTTCATCGACATCACCGACATCTCT gacgaggaggtcctcAACGCCCTGTCGACGGCTCCCGAGAACGCCACTGCTCTCATCTCCCGCCAGGCCATTACCTACCCGACCACCCTCACCCACGTTGCTGAGGCCAACTCCCTCATCAGCCGTGTCAGCAACACCAACCCTCAGTCTTGGCTTCAGACGCTGACCAA CTTCAACAACCGTCACTACCGCTCGACTACGGGCACCCAGGCCTCGACTTGGCTTTACAATCAGGCCGTGAGCATCGCCTCTGGCTACTCGGCCATTACGGTGTCGCGCTTCACCCACTCGTTCAACCAGCcctccatcatcgtcaaGTACCCCGGCACCAGCTCCAACCTGA TCATCGTCGGTGCCCACTTCGATTCCACCGCTGGCGCCACCACTGCCCGTGCtcccggcgccgatgacaACGGCACTGGCACCGTCAACCTTCTCGAGGCTCTCCGCGTCCTCGTGGCCGCCGGCTTCCGCCCCAAGAACACGATCGAGTTCCACTTctacgccggcgaggagggcggtcTCCTCGGCTCCCAGGCCATCTTCTCCAACTACCGGACCACCGGCAAGCGCGTCCTCGGCATGCTGAACCAGGACATGACGGGCTACTCCCCTGGCGGTCGTGCTACTGTCTACACCGACTACGTCGACACCGCCTTCACTGCCTACGTCCGCCTCGTTACCACCCAGTTCACTGGTGCCACCCCTGCCAGTTCGTCCTGCGGCTACGGCTGCTCTGACCACGCCAGCGCCCGCTCCAACGGTTTCC CTGCTGCCTTCGTCAACGAGGAGCCATTCGGCACCGCCAACCCCAACATCCACACCTCGAGAGAC ACCTACGCGAGCATTCAGTGGAACGCTGTCCTGCGCCACTCGAAGCTCACTGTGGGCTTCCTTGTCGAGGCTTCTTACTTGGGCTAG
- a CDS encoding Biotrophy-associated secreted protein 2 — translation MVRVTLLATLAFAATAFAQITPNKAGSSNVGKGDGSQFITGGCVDDSDCSSACCADASGVGVCSAEAAQFQNGKNGCNFVDPNREATIAAAQAQAEKQGF, via the exons ATGGTCCGCGTCACTCTCCTCGCTACACTCGCTT TTGCGGCCACCGCATTTGCCCAAATAACGCCCAACAAAGCCGGCTCTAGCAACGTCGGCAAGGGCGACGGGTCGCAGTTCATCACGGGGGGCTGcgtcgacgactcggacTGCTCGTCGGCCTGTTGCGCAGACGCGAGCGGCGTGGGCGTGTgctcggccgaggcggcgcagTTCCAGAACGGCAAGAACGGTTGCAACTTTGTCGACCCGAACCGGGAGGCGACcatcgcggcggcgcaggcTCAGGCCGAGAAGCAGGGTTTCTAA
- a CDS encoding Nitrilase/cyanide hydratase and apolipoprotein N-acyltransferase, with protein sequence MVKLAAVEAAPVFLNKSATTKKVCDLILEAGSEGADVIGFPECFLSGYPGWHALISPTNPLVQSLYLRLFESAVEVPGPEVDAISEACKKANVYAVVGVNERRADTTGTLFNTQLIFGRDGALLHKHQKYIPTVGERLIHAPGHTGSKASARTDFGAVSGLICGENGNPLAQYSLGLDYPSVHVASWPHFFGIDHDMSDAIQVAGKAVAFSVGAFVINSAGLVGDEELEAYGTEGEVRDFLLGERRKRRATIYGPGGFVVAGPLEEGSDKEILYADVDLQVVKAVKFPFDYAGHYQRPAIFAHHFKEYLDSPEL encoded by the coding sequence ATGGtcaagctcgccgccgtcgaagcCGCTCCGGTATTCTTGAACAAGAGCGCCACGACCAAAAAGGTATGCGACCTaatcctcgaggccggctcCGAAGGCGCGGATGTCATTGGGTTCCCCGAATGCTTTCTATCGGGATACCCCGGCTGGCATGCGCTGATCTCTCCGACCAACCCCCTCGTGCAATCGCTCTACCTGAGGCTCTTCGAgtccgccgtcgaggtccccGGCCCGGAGGTCGACGCCATATCGGAAGCGTGCAAGAAGGCCAACGTTTACGCCGTCGTGGGCGTCAACGAACGCCGCGCCGACACCACGGGCACGCTGTTCAACACGCAGCTCATCTTCGGACGCGACGGGGCCCTCCTCCACAAGCACCAAAAGTACATCCCCACGGTTGGAGAGCGGCTGATCCACGCGCCCGGCCACACCGGCAGCAAGGCGTCGGCAAGGACGGACTTTGGCGCCGTGAGCGGCTTGATCTGCGGCGAGAACGGAAACCCGCTTGCGCAGTACTCGCTGGGGCTGGATTACCCCTCCGTGCATGTGGCGTCCTGGCCGCACTTCTTCGGCATCGACCACGACATGAGCGACGCGATTCAGGTTGCAGGAAAGgccgtcgccttctcggTGGGCGCGTTCGTCATCAACTCGGCAGGTCTTGTGGGAGACGAGGAGCTGGAAGCATACGGgaccgagggcgaggtccGGGACTTTCTGCTGGGCGAGAGAAGGAAACGGAGGGCTACAATCTACGGGCCGGGCGGCTTCGTCGTTGCTGGCCCGCTCGAGGAGGGTTCGGACAAGGAGATTCTGTATGCCGATGTCGACCTGCAGGTTGTCAAGGCGGTCAAGTTCCCATTCGACTATGCCGGGCATTACCAAAGGCCGGCGATTTTTGCTCATCACTTCAAGGAGTACCTGGACAGTCCTGAACTGTAA
- a CDS encoding Regulatory protein, translating to MSLNSAAQPGQFAPMVTQELVEQPPFGDAPELLGHPGSMEAMLDISDFFDSVGLDFEHGFDFFPPDVLPMGESPAFAPTLGSAPGPCLERPTPERQRPGPSSNVSSSTRICNSIPDTDTGEAQRSRFSQHLNKYEGVLDGFKLPSGLSISRYIAGFVDGYSNHHPFIHMPTFSAENYPDSPELVLALLAIGAQFRYETRNSNQLYRAGRAIVLHRLKSGEATSPAGNTGVGAEATSTSFRTPTVRMDFLKAILLLATFSAWQEDQVLVRESLEYQGMLAWCIRDGGLVDGPSGDCDDWHVWARDESDRRAKLSAFCFLNLQSLVFGVPPILLANELDLRLPVACDEWLASCPSKWTRARAKGPALARFQKAFVDLVQPSAHSDDDGLVTSPFGNFVLMHALLQRLMMAKQLCLDRYAQRLSPEDGARFELSLHRWREQWRRGPESVLDVKNTKGSLSWTATSLLGLAHVRLYFTCRTQQNACFGSAKSIADDAWDAKPPGRGPQLVYALLHAVHALNIPVQLGIDYLAGCQAFFWSLQHSFCSFEAAIFLSKWLFMLAADHESSGLDANERQIVRWIECIVNEAVASLDEVEGYDFNSQGDTSQSLGILGGMVIKLFAKMFEGCNSAWPIMRKLGNSLHEYSVLLDENGGLASVGRAESNASCSAAT from the exons ATGTCTTTGAACTCTGCTGCGCAGCCAGGCCAGTTCGCTCCGATGGTTACGCAGGAGCTAGTGGAACAACCCCCATTTGGAGATGCCCCCGAGCTCTTGGGTCACCCCGGCTCCATGGAAGCCATGCTAGACATTTCCGACTTCTTCGACTCTGTGGGGTTGGACTTCGAACACGGCTTCGACTTCTTCCCACCCGATGTGCTTCCAATGGGAGAATCTCCAGCATTTGCGCCGACTCTCGGTAGCGCCCCGGGTCCTTGCCTCGAGCGGCCGACTCCCGAAAGGCAGAGACCCGGGCCGAGTTCGAACGTCTCCTCTTCGACTCGCATCTGCAATTCCATCCCTGACACGGATACCGGAGAAG CTCAACGGAGTAGGTTCAGCCAGCATCTGAACAAGTATGAAGGTGTTTTGGACGGGTTTAAACTCCCATCGGGGTTGTCAATATCGCGCTACATCGCCGGGTTTGTGGACGGTTATAGCAATCACCACCCATTCATCCACATGCCAACATTCTCTGCTGAGAATTACCCGGACTCCCCGGAGCTGGTGCTGGCCTTGCTGGCCATTGGCGCTCAGTTCCGCTACGAGACTCGCAATTCCAACCAGCTTTACCGGGCTGGGCGGGCGATCGTACTGCACCGACTCAAATCTGGGGAGGCGACTAGCCCGGCCGGCAATACCGGTGTAGGCGCCGAGGCAACGAGCACGAGTTTCCGTACGCCAACCGTGCGTATGGATTTCCTAAAGGCGATCCTGCTGCTGGCAACGTTCTCGGCCTGGCAAGAAGACCAGGTCCTCGTGCGGGAGTCGCTCGAATACCAAGGCATGCTCGCCTGGTGCATAAGAGACGGTGGTCTGGTAGACGGCCCCTCGGGTGACTGTGACGATTGGCACGTTTGGGCAAGGGACGAGTCGGATCGGCGGGCGAAGCTCTCGGCGTTCTGCTTCCTGAACCTCCAGAGCCTGGTCTTCGGCGTGCCACCCATCCTGCTCGCAAACGAGCTCGATCTCCGCTTGCCGGTGGCTTGCGATGAATGGTTGGCCAGCTGTCCGTCGAAATGGACTCGGGCTCGGGCCAAGGGACCGGCGCTGGCCCGCTTCCAGAAAGCCTTTGTCGACTTGGTCCAGCCGTCCGCACACTCGGATGATGATGGACTCGTCACTTCGCCGTTCGGTAACTTCGTTCTTATGCACGCCCTGCTGCAACGGCTCATGATGGCGAAGCAGCTCTGCCTCGACCGCTACGCCCAGAGGCTGTCTCCTGAAGACGGCGCCAGGTTCGAGCTCTCGCTGCATCGGTGGCGCGAGCAGTGGCGCAGGGGCCCCGAGTCCGTCTTGGACGTCAAGAACACAAAGGGGTCCCTCTCGTGGACGGCGACGTCTCTGCTGGGGCTGGCTCACGTCCGGTTGTACTTCACCTGCAGGACGCAGCAGAACGCATGCTTCGGCAGCGCAAAAAgcatcgccgacgacgcgTGGGATGCGAAGCCGCCGGGCCGTGGGCCCCAGCTTGTGTATGCACTGCTACACGCGGTTCACGCGCTGAACATCCCGGTGCAACTCGGCATTGACTATCTCGCGGGCTGCCAGGCCTTCTTCTGGAGTTTGCAGCACAGCTTTTGTTCCTTTGAGGCAGCCATCTTCCTGAGCAAGTGGCTGTTCATGCTGGCCGCAGACCACGAGTCAAGTGGGCTAGACG CAAATGAGCGACAGATCGTACGGTGGATAGAGTGCATTGTCAACGAGGCCGTGGCTTCACTTGATGAGGTTGAGGGCTATGACTTCAACAGCCAAGGAGACACGTCGCAATCTTTAGGGATTCTCGGTGGCATGGTCATCAAGCTCTTCGCCAAGATGTTTGAAGGTTGCAACAGCGCCTGGCCGATAATGCGGAAACTTGGCAACAGTCTACATGAGTACTCGGTGCTGTTGGATGAGAATGGCGGGCTGGCGAGTGTCGGAAGAGCCGAGAGTAATGCGAGTTGTTCGGCTGCAACCTGA
- a CDS encoding Major facilitator superfamily transporter produces the protein MSLAQHVTQAEGFDYERPPQQVDGNDNDEAVPGTGQPGTTEISHEDPQWRQLNFAPVETVHAEKPLAAYKVSNAKRWVQVVTGIVACWLAAGIVFGFAALKPVLVSEGVYSDLCDANDPSSVEDGEYIPCIEQDLRLNLFFIAASVTTNVSSLLAGSVLDRYGRRVCWIVSSICLIVGCVLMAASHNFTSFDGYFLGNIFLALGGTFVFVSSFQLANAFPKYSGLIIALVTGAFDASAAVFLIYRMVYEATDGKLSLEKFFYAYISIPVLILIAEVMYMPVRSYHTMPQLEQKIEKAQDESRDVHESDEEIDDARQLRKVRSARADRRLSKLDQIEEVAGDAEQREERVKISEERQEASGVWGVLHGVPAHRQIQSPWFTLILALTIVQMLRMNYFIATIRAQYRYMLGSEAEADAINRFFDAALPIGGLVSTPFIGILLNNLSVPTTFGVLTVLIVAIGVFNCLPFGWAGYTTVILFVIFRPLYYSAISDYATKVFGFATFGRIYGTIVCVSGIINFAQSGLDALTHGPLHGDPTPVNVTLGCAGAIVGVALTVFVSIKGRIFVKEEKPALDAVEERQRLLSSAEGDYGSRE, from the exons ATGTCGCTCGCTCAGCATGTCACCCAGGCCGAAGGCTTCGACTACGAGCGTCCTCCACAACAGGTCGATGGCAATGACAACGACGAGGCTGTCCCCGGCACAGGTCAGCCCGGAACGACCGAGATCAGCCATGAGGATCCTCAATGGCGTCAATTGAACTTTGCGCCAGTTGAAACCGTTCACGCCGAGAAGCCTCTCGCAGCGTACAAGGTCTCGAACGCAAAGAGATGGG TGCAAGTAGTTACCGGAATAGTGGCCTGTTGGCTGGCTGCAGGCATCGTCTTTGGGTTCGCCGCTCTAAAGCCGGTTCTCGTCTCGGAAGGGGTCTACAGCGACCTGTGCGATGCCAATGACCCGAGCTcggtcgaagacggcgagtACATACCTTGCATCGAACAAGACCTGCGCCTGAACCTGTTCTTCATCGCCGCGTCCGTCACCACCAACGTTTCCTCTCTGCTGGCTGGCTCCGTCCTCGATCGCTATGGCAGGCGGGTATGCTGGATTGTGTCGTCCATCTGCCTCATTGTCGGCTGCGTTCTGATGGCTGCCTCGCACAACTTCACCAGCTTTGACGGCTACTTCCTTGGAAACATCTTCCTGGCGTTGGGCGGCACCTTTGTGTTTGTTTCCAGCTTccagctcgccaacgccTTTCCCAAGTACAGCGGACTCATCATCGCACTGGTCACGGGCGCATTCGAcgcgtccgccgccgtctttcTCATCTATCGGATGGTCTACGAAGCGACGGACGGCAAACTCTCACTCGAGAAGTTCTTCTATGCGTACATCTCCATTCCCGTTCTGATCCTCATCGCAGAGGTCATGTACATGCCGGTCCGCTCTTATCACACCATGCCTCAGCTAGAACAGAAGATCGAAAAGGCCCAGGACGAGTCGCGTGACGTTCACGAATCGGACGAGGAGATTGATGATGCCAGGCAGCTTCGCAAGGTACGAAGCGCTCGCGCCGACCGCCGGTTGTCCAAGCTAGACCAGATCGAAGAGGTTGCCGGTGACGCCGAGCAACGTGAGGAGCGCGTCAAAATCAGCGAAGAGCGCCAGGAAGCGAGCGGCGTATGGGGCGTCCTCCACGGTGTTCCTGCTCATCGGCAGATCCAGAGTCCATGGTTCACTCTCATTCTGGCTCTTACTATCGTCCAGATGCTGAGGATGAACTATTTCATTGCAACGATCCGGGCCCAGTACCGGTACATGCTGGGctcggaggccgaggccgatgctATCAACCGATTCTTCGACGCTGCTCTGCCGATTGGCGGCCTGGTGTCGACTCCATTCATTGGCATACTGCTCAACAATCTCAGCGTTCCCACAACGTTCGGCGTCTTGACTGTCCTGATTGTTGCCATTGGTGTTTTCAATTGTCTGCCTTTTGGCTGGGCTGGATACACCACTGTCATCCTCTTTGTCATCTTCAGGCCTCTCTACTATTCCGCCATCTC GGATTATGCAACGAAAGTCTTTGGGTTTGCGACTTTTGGACGGATATACGGCACTATAGTTTGTGTGTCCGGCATAATCAATTTCGCACAGTCCGGCCTCGATGCTCTTACTCACGGTCCTTTACATGGCGACCCAACACCAGTCAACGTCACACTCGGATGTGCAGGTGCCATAGTTGGAGTCGCCCTCACGGTGTTTGTTTCCATCAAGGGCCGCATATTtgtgaaggaggagaagcccgCATTGGACGCCGTGGAAGAAAGGCAGAGACTCCTATCGTCCGCAGAAGGAGACTATGGCAGTCGAGAGTAA
- a CDS encoding MFS multidrug transporter, translated as MTSHRDRPTGTIDLKVSFETILPIPVLRHEEVAEVKTLRPPHHINERFTSPQSWSPLRKRLVLCLLCTATCFASVAASSYAPAKAAMAEEWGVSQVSALVGITTFTTGFALTPMVLAPISEVWGRKLVFTLTGVLFVACQIGSAATQSYPGMLVLRFFAGVGSSTYSSMVGGVISDVYGPKERNTPMAIFSGGALFGTGLGPLFCGFIVQNLGWRWIFWTQSIVNAIVVLALFVFVPETRQNVLLRRKAAALNHWYDDIGTKSTVNFRVTSPNAQQVIMCEKIAWKFEHDEEHESIVRKIATSATLPFALLFTEPIVFFFSLWAAFSWAILYLGFAAVPLIFTHVYDFDLSSANAVLASSCAASIIATVVSICQERWLDGLSNPRLPLHRPERRLYFSCVESICLPIGLFVFGWTARIQIHWIVPAIGIGISTLGIYSVYLAVFNYLADSYHGYASSALAAQSFCRNFIGGIFPLVTVQMYTNLGYGPASSLLGGIGLLLTAGPWVLVAYGETIRAKSRFANKLGQ; from the exons ATGACTAGTCACCGTGACCGGCCTACCGGAACAATCGATTTGAAAGTCTCATTCGAGACAATCCTCCCGATTCCTGTCTTGAGGCACGAAGAAGTTGCCGAAGTGAAGACTCTTCGACCGCCTCACCACATCAACGAAAGGTTCACATCGCCTCAATCTTGGAGTCCGCTGAGAAAGCGACTAGTACTCTGCCTACTCTGCACGGCGACATGTTTCGCGTCAGTTGCGGCTAGCTCGTATGCCCCTGCAAAGGCAGCCATGGCAGAAGAATGGGGCGTGAGCCAGGTGTCGGCTCTCGTGGGCATCACAACCTTCACGACCGGTTTCGCTCTGACGCCGATGGTTTTGGCTCCCATATCCGAGGTATGGGGGAGAAAGCTGGTTTTCACGCTGACTGGCGTGCTATTTGTGGCCTGCCAGATTGGCAGTGCCGCCACACAGTCTTACCCCGG CATGCTAGTTCTGCGATTCTTTGCCGGTGTAGGCAGCTCCACCTACTCAAGCATGGTTGGGGGTGTCATCTCGGACGTCTACGGCCCCAAAGAGCGAAACACGCCAATGGCCATTTTCTCCGGCGGTGCCCTCTTTGGCACCGGGTTGGGACCCCTCTTTTGCGGCTTCATCGTCCAGAATCTGGGCTGGCGATGGATTTTCTGGACTCAATCCATTGTCAACGCCATCGTGGTCCTAGCACTATTTGTCTTTGTCCCGGAGACTAGGCAGAATGTCTTGCTCCGCCGCAAGGCCGCAGCACTAAACCACTGGTACGATGATATTGGGACCAAATCAACCGTCAACTTCAGGGTGACATCTCCGAATGCCCAGCAGGTCATCATGTGCGAGAAGATAGCGTGGAAGTTCGAGCATGACGAAGAACATGAGTCGATCGTGCGAAAGATTGCTACATCAGCGACGCTTCCATTTGCGCTTCTGTTCACTGAGCCGATcgtgttcttcttctcgctgtGGGCCGCCTTCAGCTGGGCCATTCTGTATCTTGGattcgccgccgtcccgcTCATTTTCACTCACGTTTACGACTTTGACCTGTCGTCAGCGAATGCGGTCCTCGCGAGCTCATGCGCGGcatccatcatcgccacGGTTGTGAGCATCTGCCAAGAGCGCTGGCTAGACGGACTTTCGAACCCCAGATTACCACTGCATCGCCCCGAGCGACGGCTATACTTCAGTTGTGTCGAGAGCATATGCCTACCAATTGGATTGTTCGTGTTCGGGTGGACAGCACGTATCCAGATCCACTGGATCGTCCCAGCCATAGGTATTGGCATTTCCACACTGGGCATCTACTCCGTCTACCTGGCCGTTTTCAACTACCTCGCCGACAGCTATCATGGCTACGCAAGCTCCGCTCTGGCAGCACAATCGTTCTGTCGTAACTTCATTGGCGGAATCTTCCCGCTTGTGACCGTGCAGATGTACACCAATCTCGGGTACGGACCGGCATCCAGTTTGCTCGGCGGCATTGGGCTCCTTCTTACCGCAGGCCCTTGGGTCCTCGTCGCGTACGGCGAAACAATTCGGGCAAAGAGTCGGTTCGCCAACAAACTCGGCCAATGA